One stretch of Haladaptatus sp. R4 DNA includes these proteins:
- a CDS encoding M20 family metallopeptidase has translation MTEAAEAAITATSAIDPEETISLLQEMVRIPSPYFEEHELSEFVYDWLDSRGLEPEYHHVSEPKITEYEGDNVLARLEGHDPDAPTVLLNAHMDTVLLVEDWEEDPCSGRIEDGKLYGQGACDMKGGLAAVMVAFEALAESETELAGDVVLSAVVDEEGPYGLGTDRLIRDGYTDDYDAAIVTEPGPILAQEEDIQNPALLLGARGRFLYDIEVKGHAAHGSQPHKGINAVVDAGKVADALSNLDTGSHPKLGDGSVCPLLVEGGSQTLSVPERAHLMVDRHVVLGENEDVVRQQAEDAVAELDIESEVELGFRESPDPGIKYGPYVTPEDHDLVESLVGATESVAGVEPEFGYFASVGDFNYLGDRAELPTVIVGPDGENIHGAGEFVYTDEVVEVARIVAEGAMRFVGT, from the coding sequence ATGACTGAAGCCGCTGAAGCGGCTATAACAGCGACCTCCGCGATCGACCCCGAGGAAACCATCTCCCTCCTGCAGGAGATGGTGCGTATCCCCTCGCCGTACTTCGAGGAGCACGAACTGAGCGAGTTCGTCTACGACTGGTTGGATTCCCGGGGGCTCGAACCCGAGTACCACCACGTCAGCGAGCCGAAGATCACCGAGTACGAGGGCGACAACGTCCTTGCCCGGTTGGAAGGTCACGACCCTGACGCTCCCACGGTCCTCCTGAATGCGCACATGGACACCGTCCTGCTGGTGGAGGACTGGGAGGAAGACCCCTGTTCCGGCCGAATCGAGGACGGAAAGCTGTACGGACAGGGAGCCTGCGACATGAAGGGCGGACTGGCCGCCGTGATGGTCGCGTTCGAAGCGCTGGCCGAATCGGAAACCGAACTCGCGGGCGACGTCGTTCTCTCCGCCGTGGTGGACGAGGAAGGCCCGTACGGCCTCGGCACCGACCGCCTCATCCGCGACGGCTACACCGACGACTACGACGCCGCCATCGTCACCGAACCCGGCCCCATCCTCGCACAGGAGGAGGACATCCAAAACCCCGCACTCCTCCTCGGCGCTCGTGGACGCTTCCTCTACGACATCGAGGTCAAGGGCCACGCCGCCCACGGTTCGCAACCGCACAAGGGAATCAACGCCGTCGTGGACGCCGGAAAGGTCGCCGACGCGCTCTCGAACCTCGATACCGGAAGTCACCCGAAACTCGGCGACGGGTCGGTCTGCCCGCTCCTGGTAGAGGGTGGCAGTCAGACGCTGTCGGTGCCCGAGCGCGCCCACCTCATGGTGGACCGCCACGTCGTTCTGGGGGAAAATGAGGACGTGGTGCGCCAACAGGCCGAGGACGCGGTTGCCGAGTTGGACATCGAAAGCGAGGTGGAACTCGGGTTTCGCGAATCGCCGGACCCCGGCATCAAATACGGCCCGTACGTCACGCCCGAGGATCACGACCTCGTGGAATCGCTCGTCGGCGCAACCGAATCCGTCGCGGGCGTCGAACCCGAGTTCGGCTACTTCGCCAGCGTCGGGGACTTCAACTATCTCGGCGACCGTGCGGAGTTGCCGACCGTCATCGTCGGCCCCGACGGCGAGAACATCCACGGCGCGGGCGAGTTCGTCTACACCGACGAGGTGGTCGAAGTCGCGCGAATCGTCGCCGAGGGTGCGATGCGATTCGTGGGAACGTGA
- a CDS encoding TIGR00341 family protein, which yields MRLVQVSIPTGERQTVIDTLESEGIDFFVTDETGGRRYAAIATFPLPQNAVQPVIDKLHDAGLSDEAHTVIIDAETDTSREFEQLTKRYEAENGGNRIARDEILTQARELSPRFQTFVFMTVVSAVVATAGLLLDSPAVVVGSMVIAPLLGPALSASVGTVLNEPDMFRRGVKLQLLGVAVAIGSATIFAFLIRNLFLFPPSTDITQISQISGRLSPDFLSLIVALGAGAAGVVSLAAGVSVALVGVMIAAALIPPAAAVGIGIAWQKPMVALGAFVLVLVNVLSINLAALVTLQYMGYRPKNWFRLEASREETVKRIGALVIGIAVLSVFLGGVTYFTYQSSQFEQGSSIATNHVFQEPRYQQAEKLRMQVEYSQTFPVGKNDYTRNLPFREPDRVVVTVGKPKGEQYPQLTRRIHDRIAQRTGRNVAVQIRYVETSEVPA from the coding sequence GTGCGACTCGTACAGGTATCCATCCCGACGGGCGAGCGACAAACCGTCATCGACACGCTCGAATCCGAGGGAATCGACTTCTTCGTCACCGACGAGACTGGTGGCCGTCGGTACGCCGCTATCGCGACGTTTCCGCTCCCGCAGAACGCGGTGCAACCGGTCATCGACAAGCTTCACGACGCAGGGTTGAGCGACGAAGCCCACACGGTAATCATCGACGCCGAGACGGACACGTCCCGCGAGTTCGAGCAACTCACAAAACGCTACGAAGCGGAAAACGGCGGAAACAGGATCGCTCGTGACGAAATCCTCACGCAAGCGCGGGAGCTGTCTCCCCGGTTCCAGACCTTCGTCTTCATGACCGTGGTGAGCGCCGTCGTGGCGACCGCCGGACTCCTGCTCGACTCCCCGGCCGTCGTCGTCGGATCGATGGTCATCGCGCCACTGCTCGGTCCCGCGCTGTCCGCGTCAGTAGGTACCGTATTGAACGAACCCGATATGTTTCGCCGTGGCGTCAAACTCCAACTGCTCGGCGTCGCCGTCGCCATCGGCAGCGCGACGATCTTCGCGTTCCTCATCAGGAACCTCTTTCTCTTCCCACCGAGCACGGACATCACCCAGATATCCCAGATCAGCGGGCGACTGTCGCCCGACTTCCTCTCGCTCATCGTGGCGCTCGGCGCAGGGGCGGCGGGCGTCGTCAGTCTCGCCGCTGGCGTGTCGGTCGCCCTCGTCGGCGTCATGATCGCGGCGGCACTCATCCCGCCCGCCGCGGCCGTCGGTATCGGTATCGCGTGGCAAAAGCCGATGGTCGCGCTGGGGGCGTTCGTCCTCGTCCTCGTGAACGTCCTCTCGATCAACCTCGCCGCCCTCGTGACGCTCCAGTACATGGGGTATCGGCCAAAAAACTGGTTCAGACTGGAAGCATCCCGCGAGGAGACCGTCAAACGGATCGGCGCCCTCGTCATCGGGATCGCAGTCCTGTCGGTGTTCCTCGGCGGAGTCACGTATTTTACCTACCAGAGTTCGCAGTTCGAACAGGGGTCCAGTATCGCGACGAACCACGTCTTTCAGGAACCGCGGTATCAGCAGGCCGAAAAGCTGCGGATGCAGGTAGAGTACAGTCAAACGTTCCCGGTCGGGAAGAACGACTACACGCGAAACCTACCGTTCCGCGAACCGGATCGGGTCGTCGTCACCGTCGGTAAGCCGAAAGGGGAACAGTATCCACAACTCACGAGGCGGATCCACGACCGAATCGCACAGCGGACGGGAAGAAACGTCGCGGTTCAGATCCGATACGTGGAGACTAGCGAAGTTCCGGCCTGA
- the engB gene encoding GTP-binding protein EngB codes for MFENRPGRDAEIVFVGRSNVGKSTLMRELTGHKFETGGKPGVTRQPNHFDWASEDFMLTDLPGFGFMSGVEEEYREQIKTDIVQYIEENAEKILLGVLVVDGKSVIDIIDRHSGEDEIPHDVEMFYFLQEVGIPVVVAVNKMDKVDDEDERLNDLCDRLGLHPPWKQWQDTIAPISAKRGSIDTLNEAVKTHLHEEKRDDLFKFFS; via the coding sequence ATGTTCGAAAATCGACCCGGCCGAGATGCGGAAATCGTGTTCGTCGGGCGCTCGAACGTCGGCAAATCCACGCTGATGCGTGAGTTGACGGGCCACAAGTTCGAGACCGGTGGCAAACCCGGTGTCACGCGCCAACCCAACCACTTCGACTGGGCCAGCGAGGATTTCATGCTCACCGACCTGCCCGGTTTCGGGTTCATGTCCGGCGTCGAGGAGGAGTACAGGGAACAAATCAAGACCGACATCGTCCAGTACATCGAGGAGAACGCCGAGAAAATCCTGCTCGGCGTGCTGGTCGTCGATGGGAAGAGCGTCATCGACATCATCGACCGTCACTCGGGCGAGGACGAAATCCCGCACGACGTGGAGATGTTCTACTTCCTCCAGGAGGTCGGTATCCCGGTCGTCGTCGCCGTGAACAAGATGGACAAAGTGGACGACGAGGACGAACGCCTGAACGACCTCTGTGACCGCCTCGGATTGCATCCGCCGTGGAAGCAGTGGCAGGACACCATCGCCCCGATCAGCGCGAAACGCGGCAGTATCGACACGCTGAACGAGGCCGTGAAGACCCACCTGCACGAGGAGAAGCGCGACGACCTGTTCAAGTTCTTCTCGTAA
- a CDS encoding DUF5518 domain-containing protein, whose protein sequence is MTNWYAVFVGFVVSVLAGIVAFALPGIGHVGAGLIGGFAAGYVAGGGLGSGFWHGLLSGALGGIVVALFVGLAGTVFGGLVGGPAGSLFGGMGLFLIAILVAFLLALNNAIGGAIGGVLKG, encoded by the coding sequence ATGACTAACTGGTACGCGGTTTTCGTCGGCTTCGTCGTGTCGGTCCTCGCCGGAATCGTGGCGTTCGCCCTCCCCGGAATCGGCCACGTCGGTGCCGGACTGATCGGCGGCTTTGCGGCGGGTTACGTCGCCGGTGGTGGTCTCGGGAGTGGTTTCTGGCACGGCCTCCTCTCCGGAGCGCTCGGCGGAATCGTCGTCGCCCTGTTCGTCGGACTGGCCGGAACCGTCTTCGGCGGACTCGTCGGCGGTCCGGCCGGGTCGCTGTTCGGCGGCATGGGCCTGTTCCTCATCGCCATCTTGGTCGCGTTCCTGCTGGCGCTCAACAACGCCATCGGTGGCGCAATCGGCGGCGTGCTGAAAGGCTGA
- a CDS encoding TIGR00341 family protein, with protein sequence MRLVEIAIPVGQRELVIETLEARDIDYYITEETSGRGGAEDYAAIITFPLPQNAVQPVIDELRDAGLSEVAHVIVIDAEVDVSNRFERLVERYREERGRRIRIAREEIRIRARELSPSLRTFVTMTVVSAVVATAGLLLDSAAVVVGSMVIAPLVGPALSASIGTVLDDRDLFRRGVRLQALGVIVAVASAALFAALIRSIPLFPPGADVTKIPEVAIRISPDFLSLIIALGAGIAGIISLSAGASTALVGVMIAVALIPPAATVGIGLAWGEPAVTVSAGILVLVNLLAINLSALITLRYMGYRPRGWLKRRHSRGEMLKRASVLFVVIVLLSVFLGGVTYSSIQDAQYKHTVRETTDSLLERPRYAGGERLETVVRYGPSLSLPRKYRDPTLPFHQPREVIITVGKPTDRTYPGLAERIRTKLYRRTGRNVSVQIRYVGVDRAP encoded by the coding sequence GTGCGTCTCGTGGAAATCGCCATCCCGGTGGGGCAACGGGAGCTAGTAATCGAAACGCTGGAAGCGAGGGACATCGACTACTACATCACCGAGGAGACGAGCGGACGGGGCGGTGCGGAGGACTACGCCGCGATCATCACGTTTCCGCTCCCGCAGAACGCGGTGCAACCGGTCATCGACGAACTCCGCGATGCGGGGCTGAGCGAGGTTGCTCACGTCATCGTCATCGACGCCGAGGTCGACGTCTCGAATCGCTTCGAGCGACTCGTGGAACGCTACAGGGAGGAGCGAGGGCGACGAATTCGCATCGCCCGCGAGGAGATTCGAATCCGCGCCCGTGAACTCTCTCCAAGCCTCCGAACGTTCGTCACGATGACCGTGGTGAGCGCCGTCGTGGCGACCGCCGGACTTCTGCTCGATTCGGCCGCCGTCGTCGTCGGGTCGATGGTCATCGCACCGCTGGTCGGCCCCGCCCTGTCAGCGAGCATCGGGACGGTTCTCGACGACCGTGACCTGTTTCGACGGGGCGTACGGTTACAGGCCCTCGGCGTCATCGTCGCGGTCGCAAGCGCCGCCCTCTTCGCCGCGTTGATTCGGTCGATTCCGCTGTTCCCGCCCGGAGCGGACGTGACGAAAATACCCGAGGTCGCGATTCGAATCTCCCCCGATTTCCTCTCGCTCATCATCGCACTCGGCGCGGGTATCGCCGGAATCATCAGTTTGTCGGCCGGTGCTTCGACTGCCCTCGTCGGCGTCATGATCGCCGTTGCGCTCATCCCGCCCGCTGCGACGGTCGGCATCGGCCTCGCGTGGGGCGAACCGGCCGTCACCGTGAGCGCCGGTATCCTCGTACTGGTCAACCTTCTGGCCATCAATCTCTCGGCACTGATCACGCTCCGGTACATGGGCTATCGACCGCGGGGGTGGCTGAAACGACGACATTCGAGAGGAGAGATGCTCAAGCGTGCATCGGTCCTCTTCGTCGTCATCGTCCTCCTCTCGGTTTTTCTCGGTGGGGTGACGTACTCCTCGATACAGGACGCACAGTACAAGCATACCGTCCGAGAGACGACCGATTCACTGCTCGAACGACCGCGATACGCGGGGGGAGAGCGACTCGAAACGGTCGTTCGATACGGACCCTCCCTTTCGCTTCCCCGAAAGTATCGGGACCCGACGCTCCCGTTTCATCAGCCTCGTGAAGTGATCATCACCGTCGGAAAACCCACGGACCGAACCTATCCCGGACTGGCCGAACGCATTCGAACCAAACTCTACCGGCGGACGGGACGGAACGTCTCCGTTCAAATTCGCTACGTCGGCGTCGATAGGGCACCCTAA
- a CDS encoding NOG1 family protein translates to MIFETLPTTPTSEELIDKAFSRATRAGRAKSGIQAQQSMLQTASNILSDNMQNVVTAWPDFQEIDPFYYELADAVVDVDEVRKSLSEIQWASRKTKDIGREYQGKLRGDINYARKVRKQGFARLASIVEEVEDDLDRIGEARNDLRTLPDIDPSAPTVVVAGYPNVGKSSFVNTITNARNEIAEYPFTTKGIHVGHFDRQHIRYQIVDTPGLLDRPADERNAIETQAVSAITHLADCILFFVDASAYCGYPLDAQLELRDSVEAEFGDVPVLTVCNKADLSTDVEADMYMSIEEDDNVTETLDAAVDAIGYEPELPFDG, encoded by the coding sequence ATGATTTTCGAGACCCTTCCGACAACGCCCACGTCGGAGGAACTCATCGACAAGGCATTCTCGCGGGCGACACGGGCAGGCCGGGCCAAAAGCGGTATTCAGGCTCAGCAGTCCATGCTCCAGACCGCTTCGAACATCCTCTCGGACAACATGCAAAACGTCGTCACCGCGTGGCCGGACTTCCAGGAAATAGACCCGTTCTACTACGAACTCGCGGACGCCGTCGTGGACGTCGACGAAGTCAGAAAGAGCCTTTCGGAGATTCAGTGGGCCTCCCGGAAGACGAAGGACATCGGCCGCGAGTACCAAGGTAAACTGCGCGGCGACATCAACTACGCTCGCAAGGTGCGAAAACAAGGGTTCGCCCGCCTCGCGTCCATCGTGGAGGAAGTCGAGGACGACCTCGACCGAATCGGCGAGGCGCGAAACGACCTGCGCACGCTTCCCGACATCGACCCGTCGGCCCCGACCGTCGTCGTCGCTGGCTACCCCAACGTCGGGAAGTCGTCCTTCGTCAACACCATCACGAACGCCCGCAACGAAATCGCGGAGTACCCGTTCACCACGAAGGGTATCCACGTCGGTCACTTCGACCGCCAGCACATCCGCTATCAGATCGTTGATACCCCCGGACTGCTCGACCGTCCGGCGGACGAGCGAAACGCCATCGAAACGCAGGCGGTGTCGGCGATCACTCACCTCGCCGACTGTATCCTGTTCTTCGTGGACGCGAGCGCCTACTGTGGCTACCCGCTCGACGCGCAACTGGAACTCCGCGATTCGGTCGAAGCGGAGTTCGGCGACGTGCCCGTCCTCACGGTCTGCAACAAAGCCGACCTCTCGACCGACGTGGAGGCGGACATGTACATGAGCATCGAAGAAGATGACAACGTCACGGAAACCCTCGACGCCGCCGTGGACGCCATCGGCTACGAACCCGAACTGCCGTTCGACGGATAG